A single region of the Myripristis murdjan chromosome 3, fMyrMur1.1, whole genome shotgun sequence genome encodes:
- the ipo7 gene encoding importin-7 → MDPESLVEALRGTMDPNLREAAERQLNEGHTQVNFVSTLLRVTMSDQLDLPVRQAGVIYLKNMITQHWSEGDGSGTETPVNNIPEEDRQFIRDNIVEAIIHSPDRIRVQLTTCIHHMIKHDYPGKWTTIVDKIGFYLQSDNSAGWLGILLCLYQLVKNYEYKKPDERQPLVAAMHIFMPMLKDRFIQLLPDPSSESVLVQKQIFKILFALFQYNLPLELINRQNLTEWMEILKTVVDRDVPPETMQVDEDERPELPWWKCKKWALHILARLFERYGSPGNTTKEYAEFAELFLKGYAVAAQQVLLKVLYQYKEKQYVAPRVLQQTLNYINQGIAHALTWKNLKPHIQGIIQDVVFPLMCYTDSDEELWQEDPYEYIRMKFDVFEDFISPTTAAQTLLFTSCNKRKEVLQKTMGFCYQILTDPTSDPRKKDGALHMIGSLAEILLKKKIYKDQMEFMLQNHVFPLFRSELGYMRARACWVLHYFCEVKFKSDQNLQTALELTRLCLINDNEMPVKVEAAIALQVLISNQEKAKEYITPFIRPVMQALLHIVRETENDDLTNVIQKMICEYSEEVTPIAVEMTQHLAMTFNQVIQTGPDEEGGDDKAVTAMGILNTIDTLLSVVEDHKEITQQLEGICLQVIGTVLQQHVLEFYEEILSLAHSLTCQQVSPQMWQLLPLVFEVFQQDGFDYFTDMMPLLHNYVTVDTDTLLSDTKYLEIIYSMCKKVLTGDPGEDPECHAAKLLEVIILQCKGRGIDQVVPLFVAAALERLTREVKTSELRTMCLQVAIAALYYSPPLLLNTLENLRFPNNTEPITNHFITQWLKDVDCFLGLHDRKMCILGLCALIDLDQRPQAVNQVAGQLLPAAILLFSGLKRAYACRAEHENEEEDDDEDGEDEDENAELGSDEDDIDEEGQEYLEMLAKQAGEDGDDEDWEEDDAEETALEGYTTAVDDEDNLVDEYQIFKTILQNIQTRDPAWYQALTQALDEEQGKQLHDIGTLADQRRAAHESKMIERHGGYKFTVPVVPTNFNFGGSAPGMN, encoded by the exons GTGTCATTTACCTTAAGAACATGATAACCCAGCACTGGAGCGAGGGGGACGGCTCAGGCACTGAGACACCCGTCAATAACATCCCGGAGGAAGACAGGCAGTTCATTCGAGACAACATAGTGGAGGCCATCATCCACTCACCCGACCGCATCAG GGTCCAGCTGACAACATGCATCCACCACATGATCAAGCATGACTATCCTGGCAAGTGGACAACCATTGTGGACAAGATAGGCTTCTATCTGCAGTCAGACAACAGTGCTGGGTGGCTCGGCATCTTGCTCTGTCTCTACCAGCTGGTTAAGAACTACGA gtATAAGAAACCAGATGAGCGCCAGCCCCTGGTGGCCGCCATGCATATCTTCATGCCCATGCTGAAAGACCGCTTCATCCAGCTGCTCCCTGATCCCTCCAGTGAGTCTGTCCTGGTACAGAAACAGATCTTCAAAATCCTCTTCGCCTTGTTCCAG TACAACCTTCCTCTGGAGCTCATCAACAGACAAAACCTGACAGAATGGATGGAGATCCTGAAGACCGTAGTGGATAGAGATGTGCCTCCG GAGACCATGCAGGTGGATGAAGATGAGAGGCCTGAGCTGCCCTGGTGGAAGTGTAAGAAGTGGGCCCTTCACATCTTGGCTCGGCTATTTGAGAG GTACGGCAGCCCTGGCAACACAACCAAAGAGTATGCAGAGTTTGCTGAACTTTTCCTTAAGGGATATGCAGTGGCTGCACAACAG GTGCTGCTGAAAGTCTTATATCAGTACAAGGAAAAGCAATACGTGGCCCCCAGAGTACTGCAGCAGACCCTCAACTATATCAACCAGGGCATCGCTCATGCTCTTACCTGGAAGAACCTCAAACCACACATTCAG GGCATCATTCAGGATGTTGTTTTCCCCCTCATGTGTTATACGGACAGTGATGAGGAACTATGGCAGGAGGATCCATATGAGTACATCCGCATGAAGTTTG ATGTGTTTGAGGACTTCATCTCCcccaccacagcagcacagacgcTCCTCTTTACCTCCTGCAACAAGAGGAAAGAG GTACTGCAAAAGACGATGGGCTTCTGTTACCAGATCCTCACTGATCCCACATCTGACCCCAGGAAAAAGGACGGAGCCCTTCACATGATCGGCTCCTTGGCTGAGATACTGCTCAAG AAAAAGATTTATAAGGACCAGATGGAGTTCATGCTGCAGAATCATGTCTTCCCCCTGTTCCGCAGTGAACTGGGCTATATGAGAGCCAGA GCCTGCTGGGTGCTGCATTACTTCTGCGAGGTGAAGTTCAAGAGTGACCAGAACCTGCAGACAGCTCTTGAGCTGACCCGCCTCTGCCTCATCAACGACAACGAGATGCCCGTCAAGGTAGAGGCTGCCATCGCCCTGCAGGTCCTCATCAGCAACCAGGAGAAAG CCAAAGAATACATCACCCCCTTCATCCGGCCAGTGATGCAGGCACTCCTGCACATtgtcagggagacagagaatgaTGACCTCACCAATGTCATACAGAAGATGATCTGTGAATACAGCGAGGAGGTCACTCCAATTGCAGTGGAGATGACACAGCACTTG GCCATGACGTTCAACCAGGTGATCCAGACGGGGCCTGatgaagagggaggagatgaCAAGGCTGTAACAGCCATGGGCATCCTCAACACCATTGACACATTGCTGAGTGTGGTGGAGGACCATAAAGAG atcACCCAGCAGCTGGAAGGCATCTGTCTGCAGGTGATTGGTACCGTACTGCAGCAGCACGTTCTGG AGTTCTATGAGGAGATCCTGTCACTGGCCCACAGCCTGACTTGCCAGCAGGTGTCGCCACAGATGTGGCAGCTACTTCCACTGGTGTTCGAAGTCTTCCAGCAGGATGGATTTGACTACTTTACAG ATATGATGCCTCTCCTCCACAATTACGTCACAGTGGATACAGACACCCTCTTATCTGACACCAAATACCTTGAGATCATCTATAGCATGTGCAAGAAG GTCCTGACAGGGGATCCAGGTGAGGACCCAGAGTGTCATGCAGCAAAGCTACTGGAGGTGATCATTCTGCAGTGCAAAGGCCGGGGCATCGATCAG GTTGTTCCCTTGTTTGTGGCTGCTGCACTGGAGCGTTTGACACGAGAGGTGAAGACGAGTGAGCTGAGGACCATGTGCCTGCAGGTGGCCATCGCTGCACTTTACTACAGCCCCCCTCTGCTCCTCAACACCTTGGAGAACCTGCGCTTTCCCAATAACACTGAGCCAATCACTAACCACTTCATAACCCAGTGGCTCAAAGATGTCGATTGCTTCCTCGG cctGCACGACAGGAAGATGTGCATTCTTGGTCTGTGTGCTCTGATTGACCTTGATCAAAGGCCCCAGGCCGTCAACCAGGTGGCAGGCCAGCTTCTCCCTGCAGCCATCCTACTCTTCAGTGGCCTCAAGAGGGCCTACGCTTGTCGAGCTGAGCATgagaatgaggaagaggatgatgatgaagacggcgaagatgaggatgagaatG CCGAGCTGGGCAGCGATGAGGATGACATCGACGAGGAGGGCCAGGAGTACTTGGAGATGCTGGCAAAGCAGGCAGGAGAGGATGGAGACGATGAAGACTGGGAGGAGGACGACGCTGAGGAGACGGCACTAGAAGGCTACACTACCGCTGTGGATGATGAAGACAACTTGGTGGACGAGTATCAGATCTTCAAAACCATACTACAGA ATATCCAGACCCGTGACCCAGCATGGTACCAGGCACTCACACAAGCCCTTGATGAGGAGCAGGGCAAACAGCTTCATGACATTGGCACACTCGCAGACCAGAGACGGGCAGCACATG AATCCAAGATGATCGAGAGGCATGGCGGATACAAGTTCACAGTGCCAGTGGTGCCAACTAATTTCAACTTCGGAGGCAGTGCTCCAGGAATGAATTGA